In Lodderomyces elongisporus chromosome 2, complete sequence, the following proteins share a genomic window:
- the SMC3 gene encoding Structural maintenance of chromosomes protein 3, translating to MHIKKIKIQGFKTYKNETIVNQLSPHCNAVVGRNGSGKSNFFAAIRFVLSDAYTHMTREERQSLIHDGSGTIMSAYVEVVFDNTDKRFPIGKDEISIRRTIGLKKDDYSLDGKSATRSDVMHLLESAGFSRSNPYYIVPQGRITSLTNSKDHERLSLLKEVSGANVFENKLKESMKEMAQSEMKCQRIDEALQNIQERINDLQIESADLKDFQHLEKQKKILEFNIFDREINELNESIEELSSRHEQLLAESHNDLSTMEKREKLCVNLQNAIKDLNVNLKVVTAEKEEAFMEHDSLLKLFATKEVALNELRNSLEGSGETLDGLEKQMRELEMALCEAGDAVKKHEPHLNKLQDQEKILKSQLQELIAEQRALYSKQFRFQKHATKEQRDTWLSKEISRLRKESKLKEQEIKEISASLSNFENEDNKISGKISEAEKFSTEYADEISTLKLANTELKTKITECVDSRKHLWREEIKLRSVKDSLTNDLINTTNSLNQTMAPSVAQGLSAVTKAAQRLDLESNIYGTVAELFSINEKYKVAAEAIAGTSLFHVVVDTDATAATLIEELNRNKSGRITFIPLNRIEPLNIQYPDSQENQCIPLISKIKCNDENVGKAMQQIFGKALVVKDLQRGSELSRKFKLTCITLDGDRADVKGAISGGYRDYKVSRIDALKLQRIAKAELKKTEVELEKVVEKINQCNQTITSVNNELQLNTRDLDKLLESIEQSKQDLVQATTRRSQLQESIFASRANLVSLQSARDAIISKIKHHEQELDSDFSRTLSDNEAEKLQKLNSEIAAVESQMDQISATITVEENEHNELDNTRQRLVNQCNMLAQQIRTFGDKKVNVQALEELESECNSLKYKLAKVSSRSEELVVVHKKISDEIAQNEEALSKANKQQLTSMTSFETYQKESSRIVNQKLIKEQTKAEINNSIKNLGIIPQFGSDDFAGLTTDEMAHQLKKVNEDLVKYSHINRKALEQYNQFTKQQEDLRSRREDLDVSKQSIEDLIKNLQKQKKDAIMNSFKQVAEAFHNVFEQLVPQGIGYLTLQRKPSLSSESQSQNQEHQTQDVDFDEASDYQDSIDNYTGVAISVSFNSKDDEQQKIEQLSGGQKSLCAIALIFAIQHCDPAPFYLFDEIDSNLDTQYRTSVAALIKSLSSQAQFICTTFRPELLSLAADKFYGVVFTNKVSNILEIDKEEAMNFVEGHSST from the coding sequence ATGCATATAAAGAAGATCAAGATTCAAGGTTTCAAAACTTACAAGAATGAAACAATTGTCAACCAGTTAAGTCCTCACTGCAATGCCGTTGTGGGAAGGAATGGTTCAGGGAAATCAAACTTCTTTGCCGCGATAAGATTTGTTCTTAGTGATGCATATACGCACATGACTAGGGAAGAAAGACAATCACTTATTCATGATGGATCTGGAACCATAATGTCAGCTTATGTTGAAGTTGTTTTCGACAACACGGATAAAAGGTTCCCTATTGGTAAAGACGAGATCTCGATTCGACGTACAATCggattgaaaaaagatgatTATTCTTTGGATGGTAAATCAGCCACAAGATCGGATGTGATGCATTTACTAGAAAGTGCCGGCTTTTCTCGATCAAACCCTTACTATATTGTACCTCAAGGTAGAATCACGAGCCTCACAAATTCCAAAGACCATGAGCGATTACTGTTACTAAAAGAAGTTAGCGGTGCCAAtgtatttgaaaacaaacttAAGGAGTCCATGAAAGAAATGGCACAATCAGAAATGAAATGTCAACGTATTGACGAAGCTTTGCAAAATATTCAGGAACGAATCAACGATTTACAAATTGAAAGTGCTGACTTGAAGGATTTCCAACATttggaaaagcaaaaaaaaattctcgAGTTTAATATATTCGATCGAGAGATTAATGAATTAAATGAATCGATTGAGGAGTTGAGCAGTAGGCATGAACAGTTGTTGGCGGAGTCTCATAATGACTTAAGCACGATggagaagagagaaaagctTTGTGTTAATTTACAAAATGCAATCAAGGATTTAAATGTTAACTTGAAAGTTGTTACTgcagagaaagaagaagcttTTATGGAGCATGATAGTTTGCTCAAGTTGTTTGCAACAAAGGAAGTTGCTTTAAACGAGTTGCGCAACAGTCTTGAAGGTTCAGGAGAGACTCTTGATGGTTTGGAGAAACAAATGCGTGAGCTTGAAATGGCTCTTTGTGAAGCTGGTGATGCCGTTAAAAAACATGAACCCCATTTGAACAAATTACAAGACCAGGAGAAAATACTAAAGTCCCAACTACAGGAGTTGATTGCAGAGCAAAGGGCCTTATATTCTAAACAATTTCGATTCCAAAAACACGCGACAAAGGAGCAGCGTGACACGTGGCTTTCTAAAGAGATATCTAGGTTGCGAAAAGAATCCAAGTTGAAAGAGCAAGAAATCAAGGAGATTTCGGCACTGCTTCTGAATTTCGAAAATGAAGACAACAAGATAAGCGGCAAGATATCTGAAGCAGAGAAGTTTAGCACAGAGTATGCAGATGAGATTTCAACTTTGAAGCTTGCAAACACGGAattgaaaaccaaaatcacCGAATGTGTTGATTCTCGGAAACATTTGTGGAGAGAAGAGATTAAACTTCGAAGTGTTAAGGACTCTTTGACCAATGACCTTATAAACACGACAAACTCGTTAAACCAAACAATGGCTCCATCAGTAGCGCAAGGTTTATCAGCAGTAACCAAAGCTGCGCAAAGACTCGACCTTGAATCTAACATTTATGGAACAGTTGCTGAGCTATTTAGCATTAACGAGAAATACAAAGTAGCCGCTGAGGCCATTGCTGGGACTTCGCTTTTtcatgttgttgttgatacgGATGCAACAGCGGCCACACTCATTGAAGAGCTtaacagaaacaaatcGGGTCGGATCACCTTTATTCCATTGAACCGAATCGAACCATTGAATATACAATATCCCGATTCACAAGAGAATCAGTGTATACCACTTATCAGCAAAATCAAATGCAATGATGAGAACGTTGGAAAGGCAATGCAACAAATATTTGGTAAGGCTTTGGTGGTGAAGGATTTGCAAAGAGGTTCCGAGCTTTCACGAAAATTTAAGTTGACATGTATAACTCTAGATGGTGACCGGGCTGATGTGAAGGGTGCCATTTCAGGAGGGTATCGTGACTATAAAGTTTCAAGAATTGACGCATTGAAATTGCAAAGGATAGCCAAGGCtgaattgaagaaaacaGAGGTTGAATTAGAAAAAGTTGTGGAAAAGATTAATCAATGCAATCAAACAATCACATCTGTCAACAATGAGTTGCAACTTAATACACGAGATCTTGATAAACTTTTGGAGTCAATCGAGCAACTGAAACAGGATCTAGTGCAGGCCACGACGAGGAGACTGCAATTACAAGAGTCCATTTTTGCATCAAGAGCCAATTTGGTCTCGTTACAATCAGCACGAGATGCAATAATCTCCAAGATCAAGCATCACGAGCAAGAGCTCGATTCAGATTTTAGCCGCACCTTATCTGACAACGAAGCTGAAAAACTTCAGAAATTGAACTCAGAGATTGCTGCTGTGGAGCTGCAAATGGACCAAATACTGGCTACAATTACCGTTGAGGAAAATGAACACAATGAGTTGGATAATACAAGGCAAAGATTGGTTAATCAATGCAATATGTTAGCTCAACAGATTCGTACATTTGGTGATAAAAAGGTCAATGTTCAAGCATTGGAGGAACTTGAAAGCGAATGCAATCTGTTGAAATACAAGCTTGCAAAAGTACTGCTGCGTAGTGAAgagttggtggtggttcaCAAGAAAATCTCGGATGAAATTGCTCAAAACGAAGAGGCATTGTCTAAAGCCAATAAACAGCAGCTAACATCCATGACAAGTTTTGAAACGTATCAAAAGGAGAGTTCAAGAATTGTAAATCAAAAACTTATCAAAGAGCAGACCAAGGCGGAAATCAATAATAGCATTAAAAATTTGGGCATTATTCCTCAATTTGGCTCTGACGATTTTGCGGGATTAACAACAGACGAAATGGCTCACCAATTAAAGAAAGTCAATGAGGATTTGGTTAAATATTCCCACATCAACAGGAAAGCCTTGGAACAGTATAATCAGTTTACAAAGCAGCAAGAAGATTTGAGGTCCAGAAGAGAGGATCTTGATGTGTCGAAACAGTCTATTGAAGATTTAATCAAGAAtttgcaaaagcaaaagaaggatGCTATTATGAATAGTTTTAAGCAAGTTGCTGAGGCTTTTCATAATGTGTTTGAACAATTGGTGCCACAGGGTATTGGCTATTTGACATTGCAAAGAAAACCGTCGTTGTCGTCTGAGTCCCAACTGCAGAATCAAGAGCACCAAACACAAGATGTCGATTTTGATGAAGCAAGTGATTATCAAGATTCGATAGACAACTATACTGGTGTTGCCATCTCGGTTTCTTTTAATTCCAAAGACGATgagcaacaaaaaattgagcAGTTGTCTGGAGGCCAGAAATCATTATGTGCAATCGCCCTTATATTTGCCATTCAGCATTGTGACCCAGCACCATTTTACTTGTTTGATGAGATTGATAGCAATTTGGATACACAGTATCGTACATCTGTTGCCGCGTTGATCAAGTCATTAAGCTCACAAGCACAATTTATTTGTACAACGTTCCGTCCAGAGTTACTATCCCTCGCGGCTGATAAGTTTTACGGAGTAGTGTTTACTAACAAAGTTAGTAATATCCTTGAAATTGATAAAGAAGAGGCTATGAATTTCGTAGAGGGGCATTCTAGTAcatga
- the SLD1 gene encoding Delta 8 Fatty Acid Desaturase, with amino-acid sequence MSLAKQYNVLSRNQVKDLIAEGKAIVIYEQNVLNLTAWIPKHPGGDTAVLHMVGRDATDEMNAYHDAETIGTFIKWRVGKIDYEWENLLPPIQGGKYSKDKSVENVVMLGAKKVKTGSILEDRLDSTNSGSSSDMDQDSTCSSAFEEEAEEETKTKEQEEEEEKKKTEFAKVIDPKKAVAPVVPQNVIVNQTDKDEIFPINDCQKQPIVDPKLLMVDYDNSLSQRDLMSIPSLDYTTQRHLRDEYVKLHNLIAKNGFYKCNYWAYVREIVKISSLFLYSLSLLKLNYLFLSAIFMGMAWHQGTFIAHDAGHVSITHNYQIDNIFGMLIADWFGGLSLGWWKRNHNVHHLITNDPVHDPDIQHLPFFAVSVRLFNNVYSTYYDKVLWFDAFAKKLIPIQQYMYYPILCFGRFNLYRLSWTYLLGGEGPTKGRAAWFRYFEIAGLTFFFYWFFYVLIGTIEGGWNKFMYIMVSHIATMLVHVQITLSHFAMSTADLGVSESFASRQIRTTMDVSCPEWFDFFHGGLQFQAIHHLFPRLPRHNFRQVQPFVIQFCKDVGLSYSIYGFGKGNEIVIGKLAEIGQQCSILLDATKKYDGDLY; translated from the coding sequence ATGTCTCttgcaaaacaatacaaCGTGTTGTCCAGAAACCAAGTTAAGGATCTCATAGCCGAGGGAAAAGCCATCGTAATTTACGAACAGAATGTGCTAAACTTGACTGCATGGATTCCAAAACATCCGGGTGGAGATACTGCAGTTTTGCACATGGTTGGTCGTGATGCTACTGATGAAATGAATGCATACCATGACGCTGAGACCATAGGGACATTTATCAAATGGAGAGTAGGTAAAATTGATTATGAATGGGAAAATTTGTTACCACCCATCCAAGGAGGGAAATATAGCAAGGATAAATCTGTTGAAAATGTTGTTATGCTAGGTGCAAAGAAAGTGAAAACGGGCTCGATATTGGAGGATAGATTGGATAGCACGAATTCCGGAAGCAGTTCAGACATGGACCAGGATTCCACTTGTAGTAGTGCATTTGAGGAGGAAGCAGAAGAGGaaacgaaaacaaaagaacaagaagaagaagaagaaaagaaaaaaacagagtTTGCGAAAGTAATAGATCCAAAGAAGGCTGTTGCGCCCGTTGTTCCGCAAAATGTCATAGTTAACCAAACCGATAAGGATGAAATATTCCCAATCAATGATTGCCAAAAACAACCTATTGTGGATCCAAAGTTGTTAATGGTTGATTACGACAATAGCTTGTCACAGCGAGACCTTATGCTGATACCTTCGTTAGATTATACTACTCAACGACATTTGAGAGACGAATACGTCAAACTCCACAACCTTATTGCCAAGAATGGGTTTTACAAATGCAATTATTGGGCCTACGTGCGTGAGATTGTAAAGATCTCATCACTATTTTTATACTCATTGTCGCTTCTCAAACTCAATTATTTATTCCTTAGTGCTATATTCATGGGTATGGCATGGCATCAGGGTACTTTTATTGCGCATGATGCTGGACACGTTTCCATTACTCATAACTATCAAATAGATAATATTTTTGGAATGCTAATTGCCGATTGGTTTGGTGGATTGAGTTTAGGATGgtggaaaagaaatcaCAATGTTCATCACTTGATAACCAACGATCCAGTTCACGACCCGGATATCCAGCATCTTCCATTTTTTGCAGTAAGCGTTCGATTATTTAACAATGTCTATTCGACATACTATGACAAGGTTTTGTGGTTTGACGCATTTGCTAAAAAGCTTATTCCCATTCAACAATACATGTACTATCCCATTTTATGTTTTGGAAGATTCAACTTGTACAGGCTTTCATGGACTTATCTTCTTGGTGGTGAAGGCCCAACAAAAGGACGTGCTGCTTGGTTTAGGTATTTTGAGATTGCAGGATtaacatttttcttttactgGTTCTTTTATGTGTTGATTGGCACTATTGAAGGAGGTTGGAACAAATTCATGTACATAATGGTGAGCCACATAGCCACAATGTTGGTGCATGTACAAATCACTTTATCGCATTTTGCAATGTCTACTGCAGATCTCGGAGTTAGTGAATCTTTTGCTTCAAGACAGATTAGAACCACGATGGATGTAAGTTGTCCTGAGtggtttgattttttcCATGGCGGATTGCAATTCCAAGCAATACACCATTTGTTCCCTCGGTTGCCTCGTCATAATTTTAGACAGGTTCAGCCATTTGTTATTCAGTTTTGCAAAGATGTCGGCTTGTCATACTCAATTTACGGGTTTGGCAAAGGTAATGAAATTGTGATTGGTAAGTTGGCGGAGATTGGTCAGCAATGTTCAATCTTGCTTGATGCCACTAAAAAGTATGACGGTGACCTTTATTAA
- the SEC59 gene encoding dolichol kinase (BUSCO:EOG09260LVD) → MTTRSSKRSKKSNSPPKEDVTTRSTASIFRNVDPQTFKEIEKEEQKKSQHLSTSEQSSTINQQEDLSNVGFPLRYVYQFQDFLNDNLSVLKGAQILVFGLFIQLTYLRQDMIAHLKVTLPMIFFNLIGVVGCMVLSVVKSKEEFVKPPEFGYFYSVFIPTFLNILYYEPSWFLVNCALNYFICDKMNPIFNLISSIMFYEIYKDEAKATIPTAQFIQYALTMLFFSYALNYLSKSNEEADDKKSAKEDQSGKEKENKPGNDESVLILETEQSHSLRKSEIQLISILLINLLFNPALSENKLPLLIFQKLVISLTATSFLFYPVYAYLPELVAVVSFLGTFSFLTIYQLNPVLSENALVWLYEYTAVSPERLFLFKCWVSAAIVSVPIVFYIAGSFRLNFRRKIWHVLLIAALTFRRSILFDQIEFTLIALVGMIIIFLLVEGVRLTNDSSFLGKFLSKQLAQFQDAKDLGTLNLSYIYLITGATIPIAYDYLLHKDSVSIIRYLGLISIGVGDTFASVIGQKFGSFKWKGSNKSVQGTVAFIFSSLLAAAVVDHLNKGNAQYTSIGNWENFLVAIILGGVLEGVADLNDNYLIPTFIPLALELVNRFYND, encoded by the coding sequence ATGACTACAAGAAGTTCCAAGCGACTGAAAAAGAGCAACTCGCCACCTAAAGAGGATGTCACTACTAGGTCTACTGCTTCTATCTTTAGAAACGTTGATCCTCAAACATtcaaagaaatagaaaaagaagaacagaaaaagTCCCAGCACCTTTCCACCTCTGAGCAATCGTCCACTATCAATCAACAGGAAGACTTGAGCAATGTTGGGTTCCCACTTCGATATGTTTATCAATTCCAAGACTTTTTAAATGATAATCTTAGTGTTTTGAAGGGAGCGCAGATTCTTGTGTTTGGCCTATTTATCCAACTTACCTACCTTAGACAGGACATGATTGCACACTTGAAAGTCACATTGCCCatgatttttttcaacttgattggtgttgttggttgcATGGTCTTGAGTGTGGTTAAGAGTAAAGAGGAGTTTGTCAAACCTCCTGAGTTTGGTTACTTTTACAGTGTTTTTATCCCAACCTTTCTCAATATTCTTTATTATGAGCCAAGCTGGTTTTTGGTCAATTGTGCCTTGAATTACTTTATTTGCGATAAAATGAATCCGATCTTTAACCTCATTTCAAGTATCATGTTTTACGAGATTTACAAGGATGAGGCCAAAGCGACTATACCAACAGCGCAATTTATCCAATATGCACTCACGATGTTGTTCTTTAGCTACGCCTTGAATTACTTGAGCAAGTCAAATGAAGAAGCAGACGACAAAAAGAGCGCAAAAGAGGACCaaagtggaaaagaaaaagagaataaacCAGGAAATGATGAATCAGTTTTGATCCTCGAAACAGAACAACTGCACAGTTTGAGAAAATCAGAAATTCAACTTATATCTATACTTCTCATCAATTTGTTATTCAACCCAGCTCTTAGCGAGAACAAATTACCATTGCTTATTTTCCAGAAACTCGTTATTAGTTTAACAGCAACGTCTTTCCTATTTTATCCTGTGTATGCTTACTTGCCAGAACTAGTTGCAGTCGTTTCGTTTCTCGGGACATTCTCATTTTTAACAATCTACCAGCTCAACCCCGTACTTAGTGAAAATGCCCTCGTTTGGTTGTATGAATACACTGCGGTTAGTCCTGAaagattgtttttgtttaagTGTTGGGTTTCTGCAGCCATAGTCAGTGTTCCTATTGTGTTTTATATCGCGGGACTGTTTAGATTGAATTTTAGAAGAAAAATCTGGCATGTTTTGCTAATTGCCGCATTGACATTCAGAAGAAGCATTTTGTTTGATCAAATTGAATTCACATTGATTGCATTGGTAGGCATGATTATCATATTTCTCTTGGTAGAAGGTGTGAGACTAACTAATGATTCCTCGTTCCTTGGTAAATTCTTATCCAAGCAACTAGCCCAATTCCAAGATGCAAAGGATTTGGGAACATTGAATTTGTCCTACATCTACTTAATTACTGGAGCAACAATCCCAATAGCCTATGACTATCTTCTTCACAAGGACAGCGTTTCAATCATTAGGTACTTGGGCTTAATCAgcattggtgttggtgatACTTTTGCCTCGGTGATTGGCCAAAAGTTTGGTTCATTCAAGTGGAAAGGAAGCAACAAGTCCGTACAGGGCACCGTTGCCTTCATTTTCAGTTCATTATtggcagcagcagttgtaGATCATTTGAACAAGGGCAATGCTCAGTATACTTCCATTGGGAACTGGGAAAATTTCCTCGTTGCGATCATTCTTGGTGGTGTCTTGGAAGGTGTGGCCGATCTCAATGACAACTACCTTATCCCAACTTTTATTCCTTTAGCATTGGAATTAGTCAATAGATTTTATAACGATTAA
- the SAN1 gene encoding Ubiquitin-protein ligase yields the protein MDEQGRQQDQRLSGERDRNQNQDQDQSQSQNGARFVRPTSARYTENVDNMQGQQTGQQGRHEQQQQQQQQQQQQQQQQQQQQQQQQQQQQQQQQQQQQQQQQQQQQQQQQQQRQQQRQQQRQQQRQQHSTATNSHSNTQSTSRIASSEQGGNDINNNNTTNTNTTTGTSPHTATIITVDYVYSDQNRPDNPNRTGSLVLSLPATVIGSGNSVSIQEMISMATQMAYSLILSHVKKKKGITLSKFQGYEKVRLSDILPGSRTCSICLEELSPLEEETKIDVAREKERAKAKAKAAEIDYDDDHEDEAVSSVYGDNIITSKKRRLLDKTNKLIRRFSRSKTETVEEARNQQEQPQDQRQRPQRSGLVSDDSSPSTPFSTGPDIAFTPPTAEPIESPQLAPVEDSSASSTSETTNESNAASNMDSNATAGANASETDSSRPVYLSDYTGSFLHIPIKLPCSHIFGQDCLFEWLKENSTCPLCRESLADPEGEANGASARARAGANGNDNNNNNNNDDDDDSGPTMPTSQQRTINGHTFTIFTLPTRNTSSTTSPAGGPANASTTPTTPTASTTSPIESSLFGPFGPFGPFGSFGASVPAQRNGEPMEPTASFNAASSFNTRAANTNTNTSEETRNSATTLNSEDSTSARESYRSFARQFRRFMRTGGVEPGQRFVIDHAGVARRINSPASSVQPTLASDRVPHSSSDSGNADNSVSNSNGLSSSQSQSQLSSQQNSNSPSAQPQMDFNTFSRAAQSLMSLMDDGDENRGANNGASGETGLESGSDANTAGANSGANPEQLPGYFEIMDRLMSQRQESHENSESRVGHGSRDNEESELEVEAEDDNERSNLHPLGGLDPVLVNEFFPNASLRQDRQVQNSESGDTNASASASASASANASSSRNGRASSGILQFLSQWARRRPHNE from the coding sequence ATGGATGAACAAGGCAGACAACAAGACCAGAGACTACTGGGCGAACGAGATCGAAATCAGAACCAAGATCAAGATCAGAGTCAGAGTCAAAATGGAGCTCGGTTTGTCCGACCCACTTCAGCTAGGTACACTGAAAATGTTGACAATATGCAAGGGCAGCAAACTGGACAACAGGGGCGACAcgaacagcaacaacaacaacagcaacaacaacagcaacaacaacagcaacaacaacagcaacaacaacaacagcaacagcaacaacaacaacagcaacaacaacagcaacaacaacaacagcaacaacaacagcaacaacaacaacagcaacaacgacagcaacaacgacaacaacaacgacaacaacaacgacaacagcACTCAACGGCGACTAATTCACATTCAAACACACAGTCCACCTCTAGAATAGCTAGTTCAGAACAAGGAGGAAATGAtattaacaacaataatactACTAATACCAATACTACTACTGGCACTCTGCCACATACTGCAACTATCATCACTGTCGATTATGTTTACTCTGACCAGAATCGGCCGGATAACCCAAACCGAACCGGCTCATTGGTGCTATCATTGCCAGCAACAGTTATAGGAAGTGGCAACTCGGTGTCGATCCAAGAAATGATCTCGATGGCCACGCAGATGGCGTATTCTTTGATCTTATCGCATgtcaagaaaaagaaaggaatcACATTGTCCAAATTTCAAGGATACGAAAAAGTGAGGTTGTCTGATATTTTACCGGGTTCAAGAACTTGCTCCATATGCTTGGAAGAGTTATCCCCattagaagaagaaaccaagATTGATGTAGCTCgcgagaaagaaagagcaaaagcaaaagcaaaagcagcAGAAATTGACTATGACGATGATCATGAAGACGAAGCAGTTAGCAGTGTTTATGGAGACAACATCATTAcaagcaagaaaagaagactCTTGGATAAGACTAATAAACTTATAAGGAGGTTTTCTAGATCAAAAACCGAGACAGTGGAAGAGGCACGGAACCAGCAGGAGCAACCTCAAGATCAGCGTCAACGACCACAGAGAAGTGGATTGGTATCTGATGATTCTAGTCCCTCAACGCCGTTTTCCACGGGTCCAGATATTGCATTTACACCACCAACTGCTGAACCGATCGAGTCACCTCAGTTAGCCCCTGTAGAAGATTCTCTGGCAAGTTCAACTTCTGAAACAACCAATGAATCGAATGCTGCGTCAAATATGGATTCAAACGCCACTGCCGGAGCAAATGCATCTGAAACAGACTCATCTCGACCTGTGTATTTGAGTGACTATACTGGTCTGTTTCTTCATATCCCTATTAAATTGCCATGTAGCCATATTTTTGGCCAAGATTGTCTTTTTGAGTGGCTAAAGGAGAACTCAACGTGTCCGTTATGTAGAGAATCACTTGCGGATCCCGAAGGCGAAGCAAATGGTGCATCcgcaagagcaagagcagGAGCAAATggtaatgataataataataataataataatgatgatgatgatgattctGGCCCCACCATGCCAACTAGTCAACAAAGGACGATAAACGGTCATACTTTTACTATCTTTACCTTGCCCACACGCAACACTTCATCTACAACATCACCTGCAGGTGGTCCTGCTAATGCTTCAACAACCCCAACAACTCCAACGGCATCTACGACATCTCCAATAGAGTCTTCATTATTTGGGCCATTCGGGCCATTTGGACCATTTGGATCATTTGGTGCTTCTGTGCCTGCTCAACGAAACGGGGAGCCAATGGAACCGACAGCATCTTTTAATGCAGCGTCTTCTTTTAATACCAGAGCagcaaatacaaatacaaatacatcaGAGGAAACTCGAAACAGTGCCACAACACTTAATAGCGAGGACTCAACCTCTGCTAGAGAATCGTATCGTTCGTTTGCTCGTCAGTTTCGAAGGTTTATGCGTACAGGTGGTGTTGAACCGGGTCAACGATTTGTAATAGACCATGCTGGAGTGGCCAGGAGGATTAATTCACCTGCTTCTAGTGTACAACCAACATTAGCATCTGATCGTGTTCCCCATAGCTCTAGCGATTCAGGTAATGCGGACAATTCTGTTTCGAATTCTAACGGGTTGCTGTCGCTGCAGCTGCAGCTGCAGTTGCTGCTGCAACAAAATTCAAACTCTCCCTCAGCTCAGCCGCAAATGGATTTCAATACATTTTCAAGAGCTGCTCAGAGTttgatgctgttgatgGACGATGGTGACGAGAATCGAGGTGCAAATAATGGCGCAAGTGGTGAAACTGGGCTTGAGAGTGGAAGCGATGCCAATACTGCCGGTGCTAACAGTGGTGCCAATCCCGAGCAATTACCTGGTTACTTTGAGATTATGGATCGATTAATGAGTCAGCGACAAGAGCTGCACGAGAATTCAGAGTCAAGAGTTGGACACGGGTCGCGAGACAATGAAGAGCTGGAGTTGGAGGTGGAGGCGGAGGACGACAACGAGCGTTCCAATCTACATCCTTTAGGTGGTTTGGACCCAGTTTTAGTGAATGAGTTTTTTCCGAATGCTTCGTTGAGACAAGATCGACAAGTACAAAATTCCGAAAGTGGAGATACCAATGCTAGTGCCAGTGCCAGTGCCAGTGCCAGTGCCAATGCTTCTTCAAGTCGAAATGGTCGGGCAAGTAGTGgtattttgcaatttctcTCTCAATGGGCTAGAAGAAGACCACATAATGAGTAG